The Lates calcarifer isolate ASB-BC8 unplaced genomic scaffold, TLL_Latcal_v3 _unitig_1496_quiver_1075, whole genome shotgun sequence region cagtgtgaacgtcagagaggatctgaagcagaaggaatggaaacaaccctgtactaccatacagttcatttacaaacaggctgcacagaaacaggtacataggttcatgtaaacttctgttcatacagataatcactatCAGAAACACATTGGCTTTTCTCTGCACCAGATCTCTGGTCATAAATAACTCATACCAAGGTTCTAGACCAACACTGGCCACACTTCTTGCTACGTCTGAAACTATATGAGTATTATGAGGAATTAGGAATTCAAAATCTGTAATCGAACCATACTTCTATTGACCACATATTTAAGTTCAATAATGCTGTTCAATTATTTGAGTCAGATATCTTTATGTCTTGTACTGCCGCTCATTTATCACTAATGCTAAACACAGCTTCTTCTTTTGCAGCTTTATCAGTTTAATCAGCTTCATTGAAAGATAAGTGCCTTTGGTTGAAGTCAGCTCTAAGCTATACAGCCACTCGACTTCTTCTCTTGTCTATGCACAAGggattttctttatttctcaaGCCAAGCAAAGTCAAGTAAAGCAAAAGAATAAAGTATCCAAATATACTTAAAACTTCTGTTTGATTGCCCTGCATTTTTACCCTGAAGATATTTGAagatttttttgacagttttgtcTGGCCGACACCAGCTTCCTCTAAAGTTACCCAGTAAACATTAAGTACACGAGTTTATTTTTCCTAAAACCACTGAAGAGGCAGGCAGATCACATGACCGCCTCCAGAGAAGCCTACAAGAAACCACGTTTGCCGAGACAGAAAGTCTATAGGTCAATTCAGCTAATGCTGAACCCCAGAGACACCAGCAGAATCTGTCACCCTAATAACCAGGACACGGCCTCCAGGAAAATCCACCTGGATCCGCATTTCCatggttaccatggcaacctcAGCCTCAGCCAGTCTCCAGCTACCCAAAACTCACAGTGGGCTGGTCTTAACATTCTGTTTGTGACAAGGCTTGATGGCaaaataagtaaactttaattttcacCATTTATAAACATGTCAAAATTCAGTAACTTTCAATTATAGTTATAGATGACACCTATTTGTTTCTACCATATCACTGTGCTCATTTTATCTGTGGTTAGTTcaccatgctagtttgatcatcctcaaatttcacatttctgttttctgtttctgttagaACTCATCACCACCACATCTTCATTTCTCTAGGCTGTGGAACTCACTTCCCCTGGAATTAAAATCTGTTGACACAGTTGATGCCTTTAAGAAGAAGCTTAAGACCCACCTGTGCAGGCTTGCTTTATTGTTTtacttgtctttttatttgtttaatctatgctgtgaagcactttgtgacttttgttcttgaaaggtgctatataaataaactttacttacATACATACttcatttataaataaaactacaattTCAGAGTATATCAGGACAATCAGCCTACACCTTGTACAGCTCTCCAAATAAAGGTGATTTTTACACAGATAATTTCAAACActtgaaagtaaacacagagtgTAGCTGTTAAGAACAGCCATTACACTAACTAAGGGATCTGCGTCTGGTTCAACTTGCTGGCTGATCTTACACTGGAACATTCAGTTTGCGTACATGTGAGAATAACTTTCACTGCAGTTATACTGTCTTCTAAGGAAACTGAGGAACACCTTTGTGGAAAAAGCTAAATGCAACTGCGGATTATGCTGTGGACTACTATGAGAAGGAGTTACTGCAGAAAGTTGGTGGCTGATCATATTTATCCAAACCAGAGTAAACAGACGAGGAGAGCTGATCAAGGGGCAGAGAGGTGAACTGTCCTGAAAGATAGCATACCTCTGAAAAACTGGTGTTCAGATGTTGATTGTACAGTGGGCAGGCTGGACAAATGCTCAGCTCTTCATACAGTAAGTGTATGTGAAGTAGTATTTCTATTTTGGACAACTGAAAATTGGGTTCGAATCCATTCAGAAGAGGGCCAACATTGCAGGTAATCAGTGCACAGTGCAACATTTCCCTATTAAATATGAATCCCTATTTACAACATGGACAATGGGCACGTTCACTAGATACCACCACTCAAAGCCAGGGTGAAAGGTCTGTCACAGAGAGGTTAAGGTGCTAAGTCCAGTGAATGTTTTCgccagatgtaatgaaattccctCTAGGCCTTCCAGATATATATCAGAAGAAGCCATGACCTTGACCTCACTTTGAGTCCAACTGAATATTTGAGCCAAATATGATGGGATTCCTTCGAGGCATTACTAAGACCAAAAACGTGTTTTGTGAGCCATTGTGTTCCATTCCCAAGTCTTTGCCAATGCTTCCCCCGGACTCCCATCACACACAGTGGTCTTCTGAGGTTAGCCACCAGTGAACAGACCACAGTTTCACTGAGGTAGACCAAGGGGGCCTCTGTATTGGATTCATCATTGGTAGAACCATAGACCCAAAACAAGAAGATGATTCACTGGAATAGTCCAACTGGGAGGGAGAAGGTCGTCATGTCCTTTGCATTTTTGTTGAGGGGCATACAAACTTTTAGGGCCAGGGTGAGGTCTGTTGAGTACCTTGTCCTGGGACCCCTGAAACTGTACCTTCACTCCTGACACTCCAAGATACTTAAACATTATCTTTTAGGGCAGCAAGGTcctcacaacacaaaaactgttATTTGCCTTTAACCCTAAAGAAAAACAGTCTTTCCACAAAGGCAATCATGATGAGGTGATGTGAGGTGCTCATATGAAAAGCTAAAGAAATAGATTTTGCCTACATAGTTTAACTTAACTTAAAATCAGTGGGATATTTTGATGGTGaggtcagactgctgctgtgggCGTCCATCAActtgaaaagtttaaaagaagccgaagtgagtttcagctcagttATTGTGACTCACACAGTTTAATTAACTGTGTTCTGTAGTTTATCATCAGCATCACATTGAGTTTAAGGTTTTAAGTCTATGTTCACTGGATGATGAATTTCTTCTTGTGTAAGTAAACTGAGTATTGTTCATGTGTGATTGatgtattgttttcatacaCTGACCAACAATCATGAATGTGaagttttaattaattaaccCTCTGTAAATCtctaacaaaatgtgaaataatcattattagTTCATCCTGTAAACAGTGTTATGAACCAAAGGAGGAGCATGATGAACTCTACACAGATTTCTTATTTCACACTTGCTGCCTACTTTGACACTGGATCCttaaaatacttatttttcattgttgttatgtctttatatatttcaattattttttcaaatgtgttgttgatagtgattatctgtatgaacagaagtttacatgaacctatgtacctgtttctgtgcagcatgtttgtaaatgaactgtatggtagtacagcaatgtttccattccttctgcttcagatcctctctgacattcacactgtttctgttcccttttgtttcctgcagattttctgtttgtactcAAGCGCAATTGTGGAATTGGTTAACTTAGCCGTTATGTCTTATGACAGATATCTTTctatctgttatcctctacaatataacacacgtatgacatttaaaaaggtTGCCATACTTATTGTTGTAACATGGTTTCATGCTTTTCTTGTAGTTATTGGCACAACATACTTGAGTtcctctttacagctgtgtggaaacatcATTGATTATGTGTACTGTGTGAACTACTCTGTTGTCAAActggcctgctctgacacaacagtaaataacatttatggACTATTTGCCACTTCCTTCTCAGTCTTTGTTCCTCTAATTTTAATTCTTTACACTTACATAAAGATtctaaaagtttgtttttctgcttctaaacaaaccagacaaaaagctgtcagtacctgcacacctcacctgGCTTCCCTcattaacttttcttttggtTGTTTATTTGATACACTTCACACTAGATTTGACATGAGCAGCATACCCAGTGTGCTGCGTATCTTTCTGTCTATGTATTTGGTGATAATCCAACCACTTTTGAATCCTATCATGTACGGATTACAAATGTCCAAAATACGGAATACATGTAAAAAACTCCTCTGTTATACAAAGTTGACTACACACACATCTTCCATGTAAAGGTTCAGTACATCTTTTGTAGTATTTTGCCTAGGAATGTTTGGTGACTTAAAAAGATACCATGGTGTGGGaaaagctctgtgttttttattgtcactaaatgatgtaaaaataaatatttaagaggGTAATTTTACAACTTAATTGTCCTGTCAAGCGCAATTGTGGAACTGTTAAACTTAGCCgtcatgtcttatgacagaCACCTTGCTATGTCCTATCCTTTACAATATAACAAACATACAACAATTCACACGGCTGCCATGTTTATTGCTGTAACATGGTTGACTGCTTTTCTTGTAGTTATTGGCACAACATACTTGAGTtcctctttacagctgtgtggaaacatcATTGATTATGTGTACTGTGTGAACTACTCTGTTGTCAAActggcctgctctgacacaacagtaaataacatttatggACTATTTGCCACTTCCTTCTCAGTCTTTGTTCCTCTAATTTTAATTCTTTACACTTACATAAAGATtctaaaagtttgtttttctgcttctaaacaaaccagacaaaaagctgtcagtacctgcacacctcacctgGCTTCCcacaacagtaaataacatttacagaCTCATTGCCACTGCTCTCTTAGTTGTTGTTCctctcattttaatcatttacactTACATTaagatttttaatgtttgtttttctggttctaaacaaaccagacaaacaaacctcaccttgcttctctgctcaacttttcttttgggATTTGCTTTGAGGTATTACAGAGAAGCTTTAATATGAACAGTGTTCCTAATATATTGTGAATCATGTTAACATTATATATTGTAACATAACACTCGTTCTGTAATCCTACACTGTATGGACCGAAAAGGTCTAAAATACGTAACATATGTAAAAGTCTGTCTTGTTTTGAAGTGTAGATAGTCAGACAAATTTGTtctatttgaataaaatatgaatgctGTTAAAATGTCAACTACAATGTCTGAACTCAACTGTGTataaaaaagagataaaataaacaacacatcagtaaaatgtaTGAGAAAAATCCTTGTGTTTGTCTTAATTACTTTGATTTCATGTTTATCTTTAACATGAATTAAAAACTGAGGGTCTATATTCTTACATTTAAACTaatactcaaaaaataaaaagatacaaatattcattaaatattGATATGAATCAAATTCCAATCTGGAACCATAATTCTGCCAAAACATGGCATTTGTAGAGTTCAGTGAATCTAAATTCAACAGTGACCCCAAAGCCATGATTTCAAACCAGGGATGGAATCTGTTGGCCTCAGTAATATCCTTATTATTAGTCATTTAATAGGTTATTGCTATTCTGATCTGCTCTGTCCATTTACTATGATGACCTAATTTTAGTGGGTTAATAATCTGACCGTGCTTATTACTTCCAACATGGTCTTCACTGTAAAAGTATTTTAATGTGGAAACAGTGGTAGGTCTCCTTTTAATTCTACAGAAAGTGTATTATGGAAAAAAAGGTTGAGTATAAATAATAAGGTAGATTTATTCATaagcaacaaaaataacatactACTTTGCATACATATCCTTTCAGTCCATCTGACTTTGCTACCTATCCCATCTAGCTCAGTCTTTCCCCATCCTTGTGGAGTCTGTCCTAAGAAAAGCCACTGCTTTCCATTCTTGCGTCATCTGATATTTTGCCAGAACTCAACTCCTATCACACACAGTGGTCTTCTAAAGTTAGCCAGTAGTACATAGACCACAATGTCATTCAGGTAGACTAAGGAGGCCTCAATACAGGGTTCATCATTTGTAGAAATGTGGATGTGGGCACCAtaaactcaaaacaacaaaatgatttaCTGGAAAAGTCCACTTGGGAGGGAGAAGGTAGTCATCTCCCTTGTACTTTTGGTGAGGGGCTTGCAAAATCTAGACACTAAGgatatctttgtttttccatATCTGTTCCCATGACTAAGCAAAGACATGTACTGGCTGCTTGGGGATTGATTACAATATGGCTACAATGGCTTCTTCCATGATCAGACTAGAAATACAGCCTTGcagttgtatgcctctgccCACCAGTCCAGCTGCAGTGAGTTaatgtgtgaattcttgagtcATTGCCAGAAATGTGCATTGTGTGGTCGTAGTatctttgaccaccaaaatctaatcagttcatcagtgACTCCAGGTGAATATTTGTGacagatgtaatgaaattccctCCCGGCCTTTGTACTTTATTGCGCTCACAAGAACATGAGATCACCATGACCTTAACCATACAATCAGTTCAGTCAGCCGGGAGTGTTACTGGCATGGATGCATAAAAAGAGTACTCACTGGTGGGTGATTACGTGGAGTGTAACAATACATTGATCTACAtcgattcaattcaattcagtgatCAATGATCCAATTGCATCGacccaaaatgaaaacattaagcGCTCATCATACATATTTCAACGTCCCTCACCACGCCAGCCTGGAGATGTCAGCTGGTTTCATCACAACTTTTATTAAGCCCAATAACACTAACACTGCTGCCATTCTACGATCAATAAGGACCAGTGGGATATTTTGATGGTGaggtcagactgctgctgtgggCGTTCACCAActtgaaaagtttaaaagaagcagaaacagagttTCAGCTCAGATGGTATGATACACACAATGtcttaaactgtgttttgtaatttaatATTACTATTATATTGACTTCAAATCAACTAGTTTGTAAaatttgttactgttgtttattGGATCATTTACTTGTTTTTGATGTATTGTTTCTCACACTGACCAACAATCATTAATGTGAAGTTTTAGCTAGTTAACACGGGAAAGAGATAACAAGATGTAGTTTAATTACTTAGTTCACTCTGTGAACAGTGATAAAACTGCTTACTGAGCTATAAGAGGATCATTATGAACTCCACACAGTTTTCTAACTTCAAACTTGCTGCCTACTTTGACACTGGACTGttaaaatatctatttttcatGAGTCTCACATTGTTGTATATATTAATTCTTTGTGCCAATGTGTTGCTGatagtgattatctgtatgaacagaagtttacatgaacctatgtacctgtttctgtgcagcctgtttgtaaatgaactgtatggtagtacagggttgtttccattccttctgcttcagatcctctctgacattcacactgtttctgttcccttttgtttcctgcagatttattGTGTGTActcttatgtgtgtgtagaatttTTCAACTTAGCCgtcatgtcttatgacagatacctcgctatctgttatcctctacaatataacacacaaatgacatttaacaggGTCGCCGTACTTATTGTTGTAACATGGTTACCTGCTTTTCTTGTAGTGGTTGGCACAGTATCCTTGACCtcctctttacagctgtgtggaaacatcATTGATAATGTGTACTGTGTGAACTACTCTGTTGTCAAActggcctgctctgacacaacagtaaataacatttatggACTATTTGTTAGTggtttcacagtgtgtgttcctCTAATTTTAATCCTTTTCTCTTACATGAAAATTCTTAAAGTCTGTTTCtctggttctaaacagaccagacaaaaagctgtcagtacctgcacacctcaccttgcTTCTCTGATCAACTTCTCCTTCGGGGTTTGCTTTGAAGTGATACAGAATAGATTTTATATGAACAGTGTACCTAATGTGTTGcgcatttttttgtctttatactTTCTTACTTGTCAGCCACTGTTTAACCCTGTACTGTATggactgaaaatgtcaaaaataagtaataatatAAAAGCCTATTTTGTTCATAAGTAGAAGGTCTGACTGACTTATTGAGTTTGactaacagaaaaaacaaaacaaaatatgaatgtACTGACTTGTAAAACACTATAGTTTGGAGTTAACTGTGGataagaaattaaatattaaagttaTACAGAAATGGCTCGGGCTGAATTTTGTGGAGAAAGTTGGAATTCttaaatgaaaccaaaaatGTTTGCAATTAACAAATAAAAGTAATATGACATTCAAACTAAAAATGCAAAGACTATGATAAAGATTATGTCAGCAAAACTTTCTGCTGATGTAGAAAATATGACTTTTATGAAATCTGTATAAATCTGTCAGACTGTTGTTGTGCTGACCTCTGGAGTAGTCTCAACAAAacgttttcattttaaaatgaacatgatgtgttttattactAAAACATATTAATGTAGATGTAGTCTCACTTTCAGCACAATGGCAAACACTTTCCCACTGAGTCTATGTTCAAAACAATGTGTGACAGCTGTTAGAGTATAGCCTCTGGTAACCATCAACCCTGTCAGCAAGTCTCAAGCTTTTCCCCTGACCActatgaaacacagaaaaaaaacatatccaCAACATCCCCCCGTTTCCTAAAGCTGCTTCCAACAATCTAATCAGTTCGTCTTTAAGTCCATGTGAACGTTTCCGCTATATTTGTAAGAATTCCCTCAAGATTTCCATGAGATAGTGCAttcaaaagagcaaaaacatattttgtatgGTCACAGTGACTGTGACCTTTGGCATCTTACGACCAAATTCTAACCAGTTCATCCTTGACTCCAACTGAATGTTTGTGCAGGATGTAATGAAAATCTCTCCTGAAATTCATAAGTTACTGCATTCACAAGAGCGTGACATCACCGTGACTTTGACCTTACAATCAGTTTAGTCAGTGGTGGGTGGTACAGGCATGGAGGCATTAAAAGCGGACTTACTGGTGGGTGATTACCTGTCACTACTGTGGATGTCAACTATATCCATATTATGAAACAATGCACCCACCCAGAGCCAGGCCTGGGGGGGAAGCTCGCCAGTAAGTGTATGGTGGCTTGGCTTGAAACCAtgcataaacagtgaaatggAGCAGCTGCCCTGATGGGCATTGGTGTCGGGTGCTTTGTAGACCAGGCAGCCATCAAAGGTGGCGATCCCGGCATGCTCACTCTGGATGTCACAGACTGGTTTTATGGTCATGGAATGCCACCTGGAAGAAACTATGGAGATATCTGGGGTGGCGTGATTGGGAGTAATGGCCTACCTGATCTGAACTTTAGCAGCGCTTTGATATTGAACTGTGCTAGCCATGGAGTGACCATAACAAACACAATGTGGAGCGTATGGTGGTTCATAAGCATACCTGGTATCCGAGCAAATTAGGCCAAAGGTCACTGACTTTGAAAAGATCTGCATATGTCTCGGGTGAAGAGAGTGGCAGAGCTGTCAACTGATGACAGGTGACTTGGATCAGGAAATAGGGAAGGTTTCTGGACAGACCTGGCAAACCCAAACATGTAGTGAGGGTGAACTGGGCAGGTCTGACAGAGACCTCAAGTCTTCAGCTCCTTCCTCCAGAAGAATTTCTCATACATTTCAAGACAGGTCACCTCCAGTGCAAAGGCAGCAGGAGGAAGATGTGGTTAGAAGATCATCAGTGCCTGTCGAGGCAGCAACCTAAGAACCTGCTGATGGACATAAGTGGTGGAGAAAGCCAAAGAAGGGGGCATTTTGGTCCTGGTTAACCCAGGTACCCTTTGAAGGACAGACATCAAGAAGCTAGAAGGACTGCAGCTTTGGCTGTCATGGAAGCAAAACCCTGGGTGAGGAAGAAGTTCAGGGAGGCTATGGAGTAGAACTTTTGTTTGGCCTCAAGGAGAATTCAAAATGAACATTCAAAAATTGGAAATTTAATTCTGGTTGTGAGAATGTTCTAGTGTCAACTAGAAAATAGTGATGAATATCATATCAGGAAAATTTTCTGCTGATGTATAAAGTAAGAGATTTCACTTATTGCATTCATTAATTGTGCTGTGAAATCTTCTCAAAATTCTTAAATATTTGGTCCATACAGGTTTAGCCATTCTATGTTCAATAAGGATCAGTGGGATATTTTGATGGTGAGGTCAGACTGCTACTGTGGGCGTCCATTAActtgaaaagtttaaaagaagcagaagtgagtttcagctcagttATTGTGACTCACACAGTTTAATTAACTGTGTTCTGTAGTTTATCATCAGCATCACATTGAGTTTAAGGTTTTAAGTCTATGTTCACTGGATGATGAATTTCTTCTTGTGTAAGTAAACTGAGTATTGTTCATCTGTGATTGatgtattgttttcatacaCTGACCAACAATCATGAATGTGaagttttaattaattaaccCTCTGTAAATCtctaacaaaatgtgaaataatcattattagTTCATCCTGTAAACAGTGTTATGAACCAAAGGAGGATCATGATGAACTCTACACAGGTTTCTTATTTCACACTTACTGCCTACTTTGACACTGGATCCttaaaatacttatttttcattgttgttatgtctttatatatttcaattatttgttcaaatgtgttgttgataatgattatctgtatgaacagaagtttacatgaacctatgtacctgtttctgtgcagtaTGTTTGTAAATCaactgtatggtagtacagcaatgtttccattccttctgcttcagatcctctctgacattcacactgtttctgttcccttttgtttcctgcagattttctgtttgtactcAAGCGCAATTGTGGAATTGGTTAACTTAGCCGTTATGTCTTATGACAGATATCTTTctatctgttatcctctacaatataacacacgtatgacatttaaaaaggtTGCCATACTTATTGCTGTAACATGGTTTCATGCTTTTCTTGTAGTTATTGGCACAACATACTTGAGTtcctctttacagctgtgtggaaacatcATTGATTATGTGTACTGTGTGAACTACTCTGTTGTCAAActggcctgctctgacacaacagtaaataacatttatggACTATTTGCCACTTCCTTCTCAGTCTTTGTTCCTCTAATTTTAATTCTTTACACTTACATAAAGATtctaaaagtttgtttttctgcttctaaacaaaccagacaaaaagctgtcagtacctgcacacctcacctgGCTTCCCTcattaacttttcttttggtTGTTTATTTGATACACTTCACACTAGATTTGACATGAGCAGCATACCCAGTGTGCTGCGTATCTTTCTGTCTATGTATTTGGTGATAATCCAACCACTTTTGAATCCTATCATGTATGGATTACAAATGTCCAAAATACGGAATACATGTAAAAAACTCCTCTGTTATACAAAGTTGACTACACACACATCTTCCATGTAAAGGTTCAGTACATCTTTTGTAGTATTTTGCCTAGGAATGTTTGGTGACTTAAAAAGATACCATGGTGTGGGaaaagctctgtgttttttattgtcactaaatgatgtaaaaataaatatttaagaggGTAATTTTACAACTTAATTGTCCTGTCAAGCGCAATTGTGGAACTGTTAAACTTAGCCgtcatgtcttatgacagaCACCTTGCTATGTCCTATCCTTTACAATATAACAAACATACAACAATTCACACGGCTGCCATGTTTATTGCTGTAACATGGTTGACTGCTTTTCTTGTAGTTGTTAGCACAACACCCTTGACTTCcactttacagctgtgtggaaacattATTGATAATGTGTGCTGTGTGAGCTTCTCTATTGTCAAActggcctgctctgacacaacagtaaataacatttacagaCTCATTGCCACTGCTCTCTTAGTTGTTGTTCctctcattttaatcatttacactTACATTaagatttttaatgtttgtttttctggttctaaacaaaccagacaaacaaacctcaccttgcttctctgctcaacttttcttttgggATTTGCTTTGAGGTATTACAGAGAAGCTTTAATATGAACAGTGTTCCTAATATATTGTGAATCATGTTAACATTATATATTGTAACATAACACTCGTTCTGTAATCCTACACTGTATGGACCGAAAAGGTCTAAAATACGTAACATATGTAAAAGTCTGTCTTGTTTTGAAGTGTAGATAGTCGGACAAATTTGTtctatttgaataaaatatgaatgctGTTAAAATGTCAACTACAATGTCTGAACTCAACTGTGTataaaaaagagataaaataaacaacacatcagtaaaatgtaTGAGAAAAATCCTTGTGTTTGTCTTAATTACTTTGATTTCATGTTTATCTTTAACATGAATTAAAAACTGAGGGTCTATATTCTTACATTTAAACTaatactcaaaaaataaaaagatacaaatattcattaaatattGATATGAATCAAATTCCAATCTGGAACCATAATTCTGCCAAAACATGGCATTTGTAGAGTTCAGTGAATCTAAATTCAACAGTGACCCCAAAGCCATGATTTCAAACCAGGGATGGAATCTGTTGGCCTCAGTAATATCCTTATTATTAGTCATTTAATAGGTTATTGCTATTCTGATCTGCTCTGTCCATTTACTATGATGACCTAATTTTAGTGGGTTAATAATCTGACCGTGCTTATTACTTCCAACATGGTCTTCACTGTAAAAGTATTTTAATGTGGAAACAGTGGTAGGTCTCCTTTTAATTCTACAGAAAGTGTATTATGGAAAAAAAGGTTGGGTATAAATAATAAGGTAGATTTATTCATaagcaacaaaaataacatactACTTTGCATACATATCCTTTCAGTCCATCTGACTTTGCTACCTATCCCATCTAGCTCAGTCTTTCCCCATCCTTGTGGAGTCTGTCCTAAGAAAAGCCACTGCTTTCCATTCTTGCGTCATCTGATATTTTGCCAGAACTCAACTCCTATCACACACAGTGGTCTTCTAAAGTTAGCCAGTAGTACATAGACCACAATGTCATTCAGGTAGACTAAGGAGGCCTCAATACAGGGTTCATCATTTGTAGAAATGTGGATGTGGGCACCAtaaactcaaaacaacaaaatgatttaCTGGAAAAGTCCACTTGGGAGGGAGAAGGTAGTCATCTCCCTTGCACTTTTGGTGAGGGGCTTGCAAAATCTAGACACTAAGgatatctttgtttttccatATCTGTTCCCATGACTAAGCAAAGAGATGTACTGGCTGCTTGGGGATTGATTACAATATGGCTACAATGGCTTCTTCCATGATCAGACTAGAAATACAGCCTTGcagttgtatgcctctgcccaccagtccagctgcagtgaattaatgtgtgaattcttgagtcATTGCCAGAAATGTGCATTGTGTGGTCGTAGTatctttga contains the following coding sequences:
- the LOC108889240 gene encoding olfactory receptor 11A1-like is translated as MNQRRSMMNSTQISYFTLAAYFDTGSLKYLFFIVVMSLYISIIFSNVLLIVIICMNRSLHEPMYLFLCSMFVNELYGSTAMFPFLLLQILSDIHTVSVPFCFLQIFCLYSSAIVELVNLAVMSYDRYLSICYPLQYNTRMTFKKVAILIVVTWFHAFLVVIGTTYLSSSLQLCGNIIDYVYCVNYSVVKLACSDTTVNNIYGLFATSFSVFVPLILILYTYIKILKVCFSASKQTRQKAVSTCTPHLASLINFSFGCLFDTLHTRFDMSSIPSVLRIFLSMYLVIIQPLLNPIMYGLQMSKIRNTCKKLLCYTKLTTHTSSM
- the LOC108889233 gene encoding olfactory receptor 11A1-like; the protein is MNSTQFSNFKLAAYFDTGLLKYLFFMSLTLLYILILCANVLLIVIICMNRSLHEPMYLFLCSLFVNELYGSTGLFPFLLLQILSDIHTVSVPFCFLQIYCVYSYVCVEFFNLAVMSYDRYLAICYPLQYNTQMTFNRVAVLIVVTWLPAFLVVVGTVSLTSSLQLCGNIIDNVYCVNYSVVKLACSDTTVNNIYGLFVSGFTVCVPLILILFSYMKILKVCFSGSKQTRQKAVSTCTPHLASLINFSFGVCFEVIQNRFYMNSVPNVLRIFLSLYFLTCQPLFNPVLYGLKMSKISNNIKAYFVHK
- the LOC108889242 gene encoding olfactory receptor 11A1-like yields the protein MNQRRIMMNSTQVSYFTLTAYFDTGSLKYLFFIVVMSLYISIICSNVLLIMIICMNRSLHEPMYLFLCSMFVNQLYGSTAMFPFLLLQILSDIHTVSVPFCFLQIFCLYSSAIVELVNLAVMSYDRYLSICYPLQYNTRMTFKKVAILIAVTWFHAFLVVIGTTYLSSSLQLCGNIIDYVYCVNYSVVKLACSDTTVNNIYGLFATSFSVFVPLILILYTYIKILKVCFSASKQTRQKAVSTCTPHLASLINFSFGCLFDTLHTRFDMSSIPSVLRIFLSMYLVIIQPLLNPIMYGLQMSKIRNTCKKLLCYTKLTTHTSSM